One stretch of Rosistilla oblonga DNA includes these proteins:
- a CDS encoding ankyrin repeat domain-containing protein: MNPKYLHLSWPLLLALIGCGGAPDNTTPPAAPAAESADDDSDSETAEAPPQRITPITLADFRNAAAEGRIEPVRQGIEQGIKVTAADEAGRTALMLAAFDGHTAVVELLLENKSEVNAKDSSARTALMYAASGPNDATVKRLLEAGAEVNLADNVEGFTALMFAAAEGQTEICKMLLARKANREAKDVDGDTALSFAQKNNHAAVVQLLTK; this comes from the coding sequence ATGAATCCAAAATACCTACACCTCAGCTGGCCTCTGTTGCTGGCTCTCATCGGCTGTGGCGGCGCGCCCGACAACACCACGCCACCAGCCGCCCCGGCTGCCGAATCGGCCGACGACGACAGCGACTCGGAGACTGCCGAGGCACCGCCGCAACGAATCACGCCGATCACGCTCGCCGATTTTCGCAACGCCGCGGCGGAGGGACGGATCGAACCGGTCCGCCAGGGAATCGAGCAGGGAATCAAAGTTACCGCGGCCGACGAAGCGGGGCGAACCGCGCTGATGTTGGCCGCCTTCGACGGGCATACCGCCGTCGTCGAATTGCTGTTGGAGAACAAATCCGAGGTCAACGCCAAGGATTCGTCGGCGCGAACGGCGCTGATGTACGCAGCTTCGGGGCCAAACGACGCGACCGTCAAACGGCTGCTGGAAGCGGGAGCGGAGGTGAATTTGGCTGACAACGTCGAAGGCTTCACCGCTCTGATGTTCGCCGCAGCCGAAGGGCAGACCGAAATTTGCAAGATGCTGCTGGCGCGGAAGGCGAATCGCGAAGCAAAAGACGTCGACGGCGACACCGCGCTCAGCTTCGCTCAGAAGAACAATCACGCAGCCGTCGTGCAGCTGCTGACTAAGTAA
- a CDS encoding serine/threonine-protein kinase yields the protein MLTTTRHDPNVTLTLRGKNSRTVDQELVSRYEEVLSNKKLNWTTYHRLGKLLGMGGQGKVYLSARRGTDGFTLPVAMKVFSPERYSDVRDYEAAMSRIAGIAARVAMIQNDNVLDVQNFVERNRIRIMVMEWVDGYDLQALMRPEKLKLLEGNISKRRWKYINEVILTRGPVQNRFKAGVAVAILRECLEALAALHRESIVHGDIKPSNIMLKKSGHSKLIDIGSAYDYRTPPVDRSCTPVYAAPEVLEHDNATPKSDLASLGYVLIEMLSGRPPFRGDISLRELLQAKRELPQRLNEVLPAEVTCNALLMHFCRGLIAPDPNRRFPSAEAAEHVEQGAAAFHRQLVLSDMSTEYDNDIRLWLEELNRIELSLEKEREENEDPSGNENESIV from the coding sequence ATGTTGACAACCACACGACATGATCCAAACGTGACGCTGACACTTCGCGGAAAGAATTCGCGAACTGTCGACCAGGAGCTGGTTTCGCGTTACGAGGAAGTGCTTTCTAACAAGAAGCTTAACTGGACCACGTACCATCGCTTGGGAAAGCTGTTGGGGATGGGGGGCCAGGGGAAAGTTTATCTTTCGGCGCGTCGTGGCACCGACGGTTTTACGTTGCCCGTGGCGATGAAGGTCTTCTCCCCCGAACGCTACAGCGACGTCCGCGATTACGAAGCGGCGATGTCGCGGATCGCTGGGATCGCTGCCCGCGTGGCGATGATCCAAAACGATAACGTCTTGGACGTGCAGAACTTTGTCGAACGCAACCGGATCCGGATCATGGTGATGGAGTGGGTCGACGGTTACGATCTTCAAGCGCTGATGCGACCCGAGAAACTGAAACTGCTCGAAGGCAACATCAGCAAGCGACGTTGGAAATACATCAACGAAGTTATTTTGACCCGCGGCCCGGTTCAGAACCGCTTTAAAGCCGGCGTTGCGGTGGCGATCCTTCGCGAATGCCTCGAAGCCCTCGCGGCGCTGCACCGCGAAAGCATCGTGCACGGCGACATCAAACCGTCGAACATCATGCTGAAGAAGTCGGGGCACAGCAAATTGATCGACATCGGTTCGGCGTACGATTATCGCACTCCGCCAGTCGATCGTTCGTGTACGCCGGTCTATGCCGCACCGGAAGTTCTGGAGCACGACAACGCGACGCCAAAAAGCGATCTGGCGAGCCTGGGGTACGTGCTGATCGAAATGCTCAGCGGGCGGCCTCCCTTCCGCGGCGACATCTCACTGCGGGAATTGTTGCAAGCCAAACGCGAACTGCCGCAGCGACTGAACGAAGTCTTGCCAGCGGAAGTCACCTGCAACGCGCTGCTGATGCACTTCTGTCGCGGCCTGATCGCTCCGGACCCAAACCGCCGCTTCCCCAGCGCCGAAGCAGCTGAACACGTCGAACAAGGTGCCGCGGCGTTCCATCGCCAATTGGTCCTTAGCGACATGTCGACCGAATACGACAACGACATCCGACTGTGGTTGGAAGAGCTGAACCGGATCGAGCTATCGCTGGAAAAAGAACGCGAAGAGAACGAAGACCCCAGCGGCAACGAAAACGAATCGATCGTTTAG
- a CDS encoding transposase → MTVDELLDRFKNECPVAMGTRLVLNHLLSDERMDTLFATHAGSQRCGELLFSSVADIMACVALNIKPSVNAAYKKHKEKLKVSVTSVYNKLQGIETQVSRALVSETAAELSQLWDHLEGPKPPPVLSGYKTRIIDGNHLAGTEHRIKELRTLGAAALPGTTIPILDPDKKLLVDVILSRDGHANEATLHPEILELVEKGDVWIGDRHFASQKMMTTIALDKKAFFVFRHSKGLLPNWESQGERRKIGRCDGGTIYEQKIAFTYQGRTICPRRVTIELDTPTRKGDTAVHVLTNLPSRVSAKSVANAYRKRWNIETAFQHLATTLNSEINTLGYPQAALFSFCMSMMM, encoded by the coding sequence ATGACTGTTGATGAACTGCTTGATCGCTTCAAAAATGAGTGCCCTGTGGCGATGGGCACTCGACTGGTGCTCAATCATCTGCTCAGCGACGAGCGAATGGACACTCTATTTGCCACTCACGCAGGCTCTCAAAGATGCGGTGAACTCCTGTTCTCATCGGTCGCTGACATCATGGCCTGTGTTGCCTTGAACATCAAACCTTCGGTCAATGCTGCTTACAAAAAGCACAAAGAAAAACTGAAAGTCTCTGTCACATCCGTATACAACAAGCTGCAAGGTATCGAGACCCAAGTGAGCCGCGCCTTGGTAAGTGAAACGGCGGCCGAGCTTTCGCAGTTGTGGGACCATCTCGAAGGTCCCAAACCACCGCCTGTGTTGAGCGGTTACAAGACACGGATCATCGACGGCAACCATCTCGCTGGAACCGAGCATCGAATCAAAGAGCTTCGGACCCTCGGCGCAGCCGCCTTGCCTGGCACCACTATCCCTATCTTAGATCCCGACAAGAAATTACTTGTCGATGTGATTCTTAGTCGCGATGGGCATGCCAACGAAGCCACGTTACATCCAGAGATTCTTGAGCTTGTTGAAAAGGGGGATGTCTGGATCGGCGACCGTCATTTTGCTTCACAGAAGATGATGACCACGATTGCCTTGGACAAGAAAGCTTTCTTTGTTTTTCGTCATTCAAAGGGCTTGTTACCAAATTGGGAATCGCAAGGAGAACGCCGGAAAATCGGGCGTTGTGACGGCGGCACAATATACGAACAGAAGATTGCCTTCACCTATCAAGGGCGTACGATTTGCCCGCGGCGGGTCACGATCGAACTCGACACACCAACTCGCAAGGGCGACACCGCTGTTCACGTTTTGACCAATCTTCCCTCACGGGTTAGTGCGAAAAGCGTGGCGAATGCTTATCGCAAGCGATGGAATATCGAAACCGCATTCCAGCATCTTGCCACGACACTGAACAGTGAGATAAATACGCTTGGATATCCTCAAGCGGCCCTGTTCAGTTTTTGCATGTCGATGATGATGTAA
- a CDS encoding glycosyltransferase family 2 protein: MSYEVSGFTIARNAIHYDYPVIESFTSILPIVDEMIVAVGQSCDKTRELIQSIDSPKIRIIDTVWDETSRQNGTVLEDQTNLALQHCTGDWCFYIQADEVIHEADFDRIGSCMRRHLKNPRIEGLSFRYHHFRADYNIRDPLPYRRQVRIVRADAGAQSVGDACGLNVQNRKLVAVPTGAWVYH, encoded by the coding sequence TTGAGCTATGAAGTATCGGGATTCACCATCGCTCGCAACGCAATCCATTACGACTACCCCGTTATCGAGAGCTTTACATCGATACTTCCGATCGTTGATGAAATGATCGTTGCGGTAGGTCAAAGCTGCGATAAAACGCGGGAGCTAATCCAATCGATCGATTCCCCCAAGATACGGATCATCGATACCGTCTGGGATGAAACGAGTCGACAGAACGGTACGGTCCTCGAGGATCAAACCAACCTTGCTTTGCAGCACTGCACGGGCGATTGGTGTTTCTACATCCAAGCCGACGAAGTGATTCACGAAGCGGATTTCGACCGCATCGGTTCTTGTATGCGACGCCATCTGAAGAATCCTCGCATCGAGGGCCTATCGTTCCGCTACCATCATTTTCGCGCCGACTACAACATCCGCGATCCGCTTCCCTATCGGCGGCAGGTCAGGATCGTACGTGCGGACGCGGGCGCGCAATCGGTTGGCGATGCATGTGGGCTCAACGTTCAAAATCGTAAACTAGTCGCCGTCCCCACAGGTGCTTGGGTATATCACTAA
- a CDS encoding glycosyltransferase family 61 protein, which yields MDIAQHNRKLVHYGKYVFALSTLLPFRRGNKKPTETLSTAELLNRYPQRVKMLWREKAGSLPAKSPHDAVESDRTGDFDDGLVMEIEGGWCHGRQCDWIGIDNVVLSELHRCDGPLAPKAVPGGWLNPRRIRRAVTTPRRLPQPVHVAGDVVVLNTSGSHNYFHWLCEVLPRLELVREAGLLQADAYVVDNYKPFHRQALELLGIPAAKVIEPHEGLLIQADRLIVPSLATAVSRRRLGARLQSRLGPATGVSQPPSQRRLYVSRRLARNRSLGNDAEVAALLASHGFESHCLERYTLAEQVRLFRDAAVVVGLHGAGLTNILLSPNPIDLIEIKPSNCDRDYFELLANEVGATYQQVSASRNRWRGPWHCPLEPLDNAVRDAIAASESELLAPHTA from the coding sequence ATGGATATTGCCCAACACAATCGCAAACTAGTGCACTACGGAAAGTACGTGTTTGCGTTGTCGACGCTCCTGCCGTTTCGCCGCGGGAACAAGAAGCCAACTGAAACGCTGTCGACAGCCGAACTGCTGAACCGCTATCCGCAACGCGTCAAAATGCTGTGGCGCGAGAAAGCCGGCAGTTTGCCAGCGAAGTCGCCCCACGATGCTGTCGAATCGGATCGAACCGGCGATTTCGATGACGGGCTTGTTATGGAAATCGAAGGGGGATGGTGCCACGGTCGGCAGTGCGACTGGATCGGAATCGACAACGTCGTGCTATCGGAACTGCATCGTTGCGATGGCCCGCTTGCTCCCAAAGCCGTTCCCGGCGGTTGGCTCAATCCACGTCGAATCCGCCGCGCGGTGACAACTCCCCGCCGCCTGCCCCAACCAGTCCATGTCGCCGGTGATGTCGTCGTTCTCAACACGTCCGGATCGCACAACTATTTTCACTGGTTATGCGAGGTGCTGCCCCGCCTGGAATTGGTCCGCGAGGCGGGCCTGCTGCAAGCCGACGCCTACGTGGTCGACAACTACAAACCATTTCATCGCCAGGCGCTCGAACTGTTGGGCATTCCCGCAGCCAAGGTGATCGAACCACATGAAGGCTTGCTGATCCAAGCTGATCGTTTGATCGTTCCCTCCCTGGCGACAGCGGTATCGCGACGGCGACTTGGGGCTCGCTTGCAATCCCGCTTGGGACCGGCGACAGGAGTTTCGCAACCGCCATCGCAGCGGCGGCTGTATGTCAGTCGCCGACTGGCCCGAAACCGCTCGTTGGGAAACGATGCGGAAGTCGCGGCGCTGCTGGCCAGCCATGGTTTCGAATCGCATTGCCTGGAGCGATATACGCTGGCAGAACAGGTTCGCCTGTTTCGCGACGCGGCCGTCGTTGTCGGTCTGCACGGCGCCGGACTGACTAACATTCTGCTCTCGCCCAACCCCATCGATTTGATCGAGATCAAACCTTCCAATTGCGACCGCGACTATTTTGAACTGCTAGCAAATGAAGTTGGGGCAACGTATCAGCAGGTTTCCGCGAGCCGAAACCGTTGGCGAGGGCCGTGGCACTGCCCGCTGGAACCTCTTGATAATGCAGTCCGCGACGCGATCGCAGCGAGCGAAAGCGAGTTGCTAGCACCCCACACCGCCTGA
- a CDS encoding type III polyketide synthase gives MTCSIIGLGTAQAPETVSQEDALALSSEVICETEKQKRLLRTLFHKSGVSSRRTVIPYELGYLWHKSDSESNESGTGGNGPTTAQRMSLYRKHATPLALASATSAIHDAAVLPGDITHLVTVSCTGFAAPGVDIDLIQLLGMPSTTQRVHVGYMGCHGAINGMRTVQGLAAADPNACVLMCCVELCSLHFRMRWDLDGVVGNALFADGSGSIIAAGANWETKHPHSDSICQIEATGACLIEDTNDEMSWHIGDHGFQMRLTSGVPDCIKTYLRAWICQWLNSQGLKIEDIQRWIVHPGGPRILDAVEEALNLPPKQTQVSREVLNDLGNMSSATVLFVMERNQSQPIEGPAVVLAFGPGVMAEAALLRY, from the coding sequence ATGACGTGTTCAATCATTGGCCTGGGAACGGCACAGGCACCGGAAACTGTTAGTCAAGAAGATGCCTTGGCTCTCAGTTCCGAGGTAATCTGCGAGACCGAGAAACAGAAGCGGCTGTTGCGAACGCTGTTCCACAAATCGGGAGTTTCGTCGCGGCGGACGGTGATCCCGTACGAACTTGGGTATCTCTGGCATAAATCCGACAGCGAATCCAACGAATCGGGGACTGGCGGCAACGGTCCGACCACCGCCCAGCGGATGTCGCTGTACAGAAAACATGCGACTCCCTTGGCTCTCGCTTCGGCGACCTCTGCGATCCACGACGCGGCGGTGCTGCCGGGCGACATCACGCATCTGGTCACCGTTTCCTGCACCGGCTTTGCCGCCCCCGGCGTCGACATCGATTTGATCCAATTGCTTGGGATGCCATCGACGACGCAGCGCGTGCACGTCGGCTACATGGGATGTCACGGTGCGATCAATGGAATGCGAACCGTCCAAGGTCTCGCGGCAGCCGATCCCAACGCCTGCGTTTTGATGTGTTGTGTCGAACTGTGCAGTCTGCACTTTCGCATGCGTTGGGACCTCGATGGCGTGGTCGGCAACGCGCTGTTCGCCGACGGTTCGGGCAGCATCATCGCGGCGGGTGCCAACTGGGAAACCAAGCATCCGCATTCGGATTCGATCTGCCAAATCGAAGCGACCGGAGCCTGTTTGATCGAAGACACGAACGACGAGATGTCTTGGCATATCGGCGATCATGGATTTCAGATGCGGCTGACCAGCGGAGTTCCCGATTGCATCAAAACCTATCTGCGAGCCTGGATCTGCCAGTGGCTGAACTCTCAAGGATTGAAGATCGAAGACATCCAGCGTTGGATCGTCCATCCGGGCGGCCCGCGCATTCTCGATGCGGTCGAGGAGGCACTCAATCTGCCACCGAAACAGACGCAGGTCTCCCGCGAAGTCTTGAACGACCTCGGTAACATGTCGTCGGCGACGGTGCTGTTTGTGATGGAACGCAATCAATCGCAACCGATCGAGGGCCCCGCCGTCGTGCTCGCCTTTGGCCCCGGCGTGATGGCCGAAGCCGCTCTGCTGCGTTATTAG
- a CDS encoding NAD(P)/FAD-dependent oxidoreductase yields MDSTTDSTTAGRRIWDVVVVGAGVAGATAAIGIARGGASVLLVDRKEFPRDKVCGACLNRDAVSGLKALGVLEPIMRAGALPLSQYDLRSGSRRVTLPLPGGLSISRSAMDAVLVEQAIEAGCEFLSGVTLRLDDDSALPADAQQEYRQLSDPARNVTLRGRIVVMATGLASDHLIPQSQMQVAAKPDSRVGFGMSTADFPSDYCEGTIYMAVAKDGYVGASRTEHGQLNIAAAIDRQALRGRTSAEVCGAILQEAGFPVSQKMLAGTWRGTTTLTRRRQNVACERLFVVGDAAGYIEPFTGEGMAWAIRGGRAVAPLVVAAAKQWDAAYIDRWGDLTEDLVITQQYWCHAFARTLRYPKLVRGLLKVVTVVPSLGRFVVRQINRERQHDVFNHWPGNGTGTGNC; encoded by the coding sequence ATGGACTCCACGACCGACTCGACGACGGCTGGCAGACGGATCTGGGATGTCGTTGTCGTTGGTGCGGGAGTCGCGGGGGCGACCGCAGCGATCGGGATCGCTCGCGGCGGAGCGAGCGTGCTGTTGGTCGATCGGAAAGAATTTCCGCGAGACAAGGTATGCGGTGCCTGCTTGAATCGCGATGCCGTCTCTGGCTTAAAAGCATTGGGTGTGCTCGAACCGATCATGCGAGCCGGCGCGCTGCCGCTGAGCCAATACGACTTGCGATCGGGATCCCGAAGGGTGACGCTGCCGTTGCCCGGCGGATTGTCGATCAGCCGCAGCGCGATGGACGCGGTCCTTGTCGAACAGGCGATCGAGGCGGGATGTGAATTCCTGTCGGGCGTGACGCTGCGACTCGACGACGATTCCGCGCTGCCAGCCGATGCTCAGCAGGAATATCGCCAGCTGTCGGATCCCGCCAGAAACGTGACGCTCCGCGGCCGGATCGTCGTCATGGCGACTGGGCTAGCGAGTGATCATCTGATCCCTCAATCGCAGATGCAGGTGGCAGCTAAACCCGACTCGCGGGTGGGGTTTGGCATGTCGACAGCCGATTTTCCCAGCGACTATTGCGAGGGGACGATCTACATGGCGGTCGCGAAGGACGGATACGTCGGGGCTTCGCGGACCGAACATGGTCAGTTGAACATCGCTGCGGCAATCGACCGCCAGGCGCTCCGTGGACGCACCTCTGCGGAGGTGTGCGGAGCGATCCTACAGGAGGCTGGCTTTCCCGTCAGCCAGAAGATGTTGGCGGGAACCTGGCGAGGCACGACAACGCTAACTCGCCGACGACAGAACGTCGCTTGCGAACGATTGTTCGTCGTCGGGGATGCCGCCGGATATATTGAACCGTTCACCGGCGAAGGGATGGCCTGGGCGATCCGGGGCGGACGCGCGGTTGCACCACTGGTCGTCGCTGCTGCGAAGCAATGGGACGCGGCTTATATCGATCGCTGGGGTGACCTCACAGAAGATCTTGTTATCACCCAACAATACTGGTGTCACGCCTTCGCGCGAACGCTTCGATACCCCAAGCTGGTACGTGGTTTGCTGAAAGTTGTCACCGTGGTTCCCTCGTTGGGACGATTCGTGGTACGACAAATCAATCGGGAGCGGCAGCATGACGTGTTCAATCATTGGCCTGGGAACGGCACAGGCACCGGAAACTGTTAG
- a CDS encoding methyltransferase domain-containing protein — protein MVTRWLKERRREPEWMDQPDLDPALHHQALAGLTRVNAISGTTATLWRPIEKLAQQAQEPTRVLDVASGGGDVAIGLAQQAVKSGLPVSVDGCDMSPVALKYAQARADGQDLKVNFFKADVLADPFPSGYDVICCSLFLHHFDPPQVIQLLTAMRESGARLIVISDLLRTRLGYVMCWAGIRMLTRSRMCHVDGPLSVQGAFTRSELEELADRAGLQSMVFQNVWPQRLLMTWERP, from the coding sequence ATGGTAACACGCTGGTTAAAAGAACGCCGACGCGAACCCGAATGGATGGATCAGCCCGATCTCGATCCGGCGCTGCACCACCAGGCGTTGGCGGGGCTGACGCGGGTCAATGCGATCAGTGGCACCACGGCGACGCTATGGCGACCGATCGAAAAGCTGGCACAACAAGCGCAAGAACCGACCCGCGTACTGGACGTTGCCAGCGGCGGCGGCGACGTGGCAATCGGGCTGGCTCAGCAGGCGGTGAAGTCGGGGCTGCCGGTTTCGGTCGACGGGTGCGACATGAGTCCCGTCGCCCTTAAGTACGCTCAAGCACGAGCTGACGGGCAAGATCTGAAAGTCAACTTCTTCAAAGCCGATGTTCTGGCCGATCCGTTCCCCTCCGGATACGACGTGATCTGCTGTTCGCTGTTCCTGCATCATTTCGATCCACCGCAGGTGATTCAATTACTGACGGCGATGCGCGAGAGCGGTGCTCGCTTGATCGTAATCAGCGATCTGTTGAGAACGCGACTGGGTTACGTGATGTGCTGGGCCGGAATCCGGATGTTAACGCGCAGCCGAATGTGTCACGTCGATGGCCCACTATCGGTGCAGGGAGCGTTTACTCGCTCGGAATTGGAAGAGCTTGCGGACAGGGCAGGGCTGCAATCGATGGTCTTTCAAAACGTCTGGCCGCAGCGTCTGCTGATGACTTGGGAACGACCTTAA
- a CDS encoding 6-pyruvoyl trahydropterin synthase family protein encodes MTASASYRVEVCKEAFVFSAAHFITFAGDICERLHGHNYGVKVAVEGPLDANRYVVDFIALRDAVLHETLQLDHHVLLPSEHAEIKVQEEDGEMVARFRERRWVFPKEDCIVLPVINTTAEELARVIAQRVREQTRAKFGDAIDTIEVGVDENHGQWGVCRLPW; translated from the coding sequence ATGACAGCATCTGCAAGTTACCGAGTCGAGGTCTGCAAAGAGGCTTTCGTTTTTTCGGCGGCTCACTTCATCACGTTTGCCGGCGACATCTGCGAACGGCTGCACGGCCACAATTATGGCGTGAAGGTTGCCGTCGAAGGGCCGTTGGATGCCAATCGATATGTCGTCGACTTCATCGCCCTCCGCGATGCGGTGCTGCACGAAACGCTGCAACTGGACCATCACGTCCTGCTGCCCAGCGAGCATGCGGAGATCAAGGTCCAAGAGGAAGATGGCGAAATGGTCGCGCGATTCCGCGAGCGGCGATGGGTCTTTCCCAAAGAGGATTGCATCGTCCTGCCGGTGATCAACACGACGGCGGAAGAGTTGGCGCGAGTGATCGCCCAGCGCGTTCGCGAGCAGACGCGGGCGAAGTTTGGCGATGCGATCGACACGATCGAAGTTGGTGTCGACGAGAACCACGGCCAGTGGGGAGTCTGTCGATTGCCATGGTAA
- a CDS encoding DUF255 domain-containing protein produces MRIALLLTALFVFASSSQAEIPWNADLKVAHQQAQAEGKLLLVHFESDNCVWCDRLEAGAFQSPEVAAVIGQTFVPVKINASNNKKLAEYFKVNRFPTDVVVDASGAVHAHSVSPQAPLQYVTMLQEAAAKGGRPIGAPTANPAANIAQQAPAAPSPTSLQTPAVAAQPPAAEPTGPASGYGMPPSIAGNVAANAPQGQFQLPSHSGLQTPSVTPASAAISMPPSKPVQQNDGGAASIEANSFAATTATQEPTAPSPEPESPSVAATPPLAMDGFCPVAILDETRWVSGDKQFGAIHLGKLYLFASAEAQTKFLADPEKYTPALGGMDVVRFFENQEQVEGTREFGLHHQGQLFFFTSEDSLKRFFQSPESYSVKAQGVMHQAMSQVRQLH; encoded by the coding sequence ATGCGTATCGCATTGTTGTTGACTGCACTGTTCGTATTTGCCTCCAGCTCTCAAGCGGAGATCCCGTGGAACGCTGACCTCAAGGTCGCTCACCAACAGGCGCAAGCCGAAGGGAAGCTGCTGCTGGTCCACTTCGAAAGCGACAATTGCGTCTGGTGCGACCGCTTGGAAGCTGGCGCTTTCCAAAGCCCCGAGGTTGCCGCGGTGATCGGCCAGACATTTGTGCCGGTTAAGATCAACGCCAGCAACAATAAGAAGCTGGCCGAATACTTTAAGGTCAATCGGTTCCCGACCGATGTCGTCGTCGATGCCTCCGGTGCCGTGCACGCTCACAGCGTCAGCCCTCAGGCACCGTTGCAATACGTCACGATGCTGCAAGAAGCTGCCGCCAAGGGAGGCCGCCCGATCGGCGCTCCGACAGCCAACCCAGCCGCCAATATCGCTCAACAAGCACCGGCGGCACCAAGCCCGACGTCGCTGCAAACACCAGCCGTCGCAGCCCAACCGCCTGCTGCTGAACCAACCGGTCCAGCTTCGGGATACGGCATGCCGCCATCGATCGCTGGAAACGTCGCGGCCAACGCGCCGCAGGGACAGTTCCAACTGCCGAGCCATTCGGGACTGCAGACTCCCTCGGTGACGCCCGCCTCGGCTGCGATCTCGATGCCTCCATCGAAACCAGTTCAACAAAACGACGGCGGTGCTGCATCGATCGAAGCGAACAGCTTCGCCGCAACCACCGCGACGCAAGAGCCCACAGCTCCGTCGCCCGAGCCTGAATCGCCAAGCGTCGCCGCTACGCCACCACTGGCGATGGATGGGTTCTGCCCCGTTGCGATCCTCGACGAGACCCGTTGGGTTAGCGGCGACAAGCAATTCGGCGCGATCCACCTTGGCAAGCTGTATCTGTTTGCCAGTGCCGAAGCGCAAACTAAGTTCTTGGCCGATCCCGAAAAGTACACGCCAGCTCTTGGCGGCATGGATGTCGTGCGGTTCTTCGAGAACCAAGAACAGGTCGAAGGGACCCGCGAATTTGGTCTGCACCACCAGGGTCAACTGTTCTTCTTCACCAGCGAGGATTCGCTGAAACGATTCTTCCAATCGCCAGAATCCTACAGCGTGAAAGCTCAGGGTGTGATGCACCAAGCGATGAGCCAAGTGCGTCAGCTGCACTAA